The proteins below are encoded in one region of Nilaparvata lugens isolate BPH chromosome X, ASM1435652v1, whole genome shotgun sequence:
- the LOC111060657 gene encoding uncharacterized protein LOC111060657, which translates to MQAQPQQPIMSDLPHFRVNASSVFVHVGVDFAGPFNTKCSSLKKPRVYKGYLVLFICLAVKAVHLEYVSELTTESFLAALDRFTSRRGLPSHIYSDNGLTTDFVGAAKKLSDISKFLADSMTDIFNALVQREVT; encoded by the coding sequence CAACCTCAGCAGCCAATCATGTCGGATCTTCCCCATTTTCGTGTGAACGCCTCATCTGTATTCGTCCATGTAGGAGTTGACTTCGCTGGCCCCTTCAATACGAAGTGCAGCTCACTCAAAAAACCGAGAGTGTATAAGGGCTATCTTGTATTGTTCATATGCTTAGCGGTGAAAGCTGTTCATTTGGAATATGTATCGGAGCTGACCACTGAATCGTTTCTTGCCGCTCTCGATAGATTCACATCCCGTAGAGGCCTACCTTCTCACATATACTCTGACAACGGATTGACAACTGACTTCGTTGGAGCTGCTAAAAAATTATCAGATATCTCGAAATTCTTGGCTGACAGTATGACTGACATTTTTAATGCTCTTGTACAACGTGAAGTAACCTGA